The following are from one region of the Rhodopirellula sp. P2 genome:
- the tpiA gene encoding triose-phosphate isomerase, with protein MSRRILIAGNWKMNMRAESGASLAKGIVDAVGKSPAVEVVLCPPSLYLSSVADAVAGTPVELGAQNLYAAEDGAFTGEVNASMLTDVGCRFVILGHSERRQLMGETDACVAKKLHAALAGNLVPIVCVGETLEQREADDTESVIETQIRGSLEGLDEARAASIVVAYEPVWAIGTGKTASKEQAEAVHAFIRGLLGKMFSTEVAEQIRIQYGGSVKPGNAEELLSQPNIDGALVGGASLKVDDFAGIIQAAPSA; from the coding sequence GTGAGTCGTCGCATCCTGATTGCTGGTAACTGGAAAATGAACATGCGTGCCGAGTCCGGCGCGTCGCTTGCGAAAGGCATTGTCGACGCGGTTGGCAAGTCGCCCGCAGTGGAAGTCGTTTTGTGCCCCCCGTCGCTGTACCTGAGCAGTGTGGCGGATGCCGTCGCCGGGACTCCCGTCGAACTGGGCGCTCAGAACCTGTACGCCGCCGAAGACGGTGCCTTCACAGGCGAAGTCAACGCGTCGATGTTGACCGACGTTGGTTGCCGATTTGTGATCTTGGGTCACAGCGAGCGTCGCCAACTGATGGGCGAAACCGACGCTTGCGTCGCGAAAAAGCTGCACGCCGCCTTGGCTGGCAACTTGGTTCCGATCGTGTGCGTGGGCGAAACGTTGGAACAACGCGAGGCCGATGACACCGAATCGGTCATCGAAACGCAAATTCGCGGATCCTTGGAAGGCTTGGACGAGGCACGTGCTGCCAGCATCGTCGTCGCTTACGAGCCTGTTTGGGCGATCGGGACCGGCAAAACGGCCAGCAAAGAGCAAGCGGAGGCCGTTCACGCCTTCATTCGTGGCCTTTTGGGAAAAATGTTCTCGACCGAAGTCGCCGAACAAATCCGAATTCAGTACGGTGGCAGTGTGAAACCGGGCAACGCGGAAGAATTGTTGTCCCAACCCAACATCGACGGGGCTCTTGTCGGTGGTGCGAGCTTGAAAGTGGATGATTTCGCTGGAATCATTCAAGCAGCTCCCTCCGCCTGA
- the secG gene encoding preprotein translocase subunit SecG, with protein MSFAFDSLLQPASLVNHLIPTLPLASFMSVVLGWLMAFLSVFLILLILIQRGKGGGLTGALGGPGGQSAFGSKAGDTFTVITVGTAAVWALVCAFAMYQLGAHAPSVADTNESQIGSGPGDDVEDITSGLVVPTGDDGEVAAGVGSIGSLSSGDAEVAEIEAAVETEAVEEAAAEADAAVEEAESTDAETTSDEETP; from the coding sequence GTGAGTTTCGCTTTCGATTCTTTGCTCCAACCCGCGTCGTTGGTCAATCACCTGATCCCCACCCTGCCCTTGGCCTCGTTCATGAGTGTCGTTTTGGGTTGGTTGATGGCGTTTTTGTCGGTGTTCTTGATCCTGTTGATCTTGATCCAACGCGGCAAAGGCGGCGGTTTGACCGGAGCCCTGGGAGGTCCCGGCGGTCAGTCGGCATTCGGCAGCAAGGCTGGTGACACGTTCACCGTCATCACCGTTGGCACCGCCGCGGTTTGGGCTTTGGTTTGTGCGTTTGCGATGTACCAATTGGGCGCCCACGCCCCCTCGGTTGCGGACACCAACGAATCGCAGATTGGGTCCGGACCTGGCGACGATGTTGAAGACATCACCAGTGGTTTGGTTGTGCCAACCGGCGACGATGGAGAGGTCGCCGCGGGAGTCGGTTCGATCGGAAGTTTGTCCTCAGGCGATGCCGAAGTGGCCGAAATCGAAGCCGCTGTTGAAACCGAGGCCGTTGAGGAAGCTGCTGCAGAGGCCGATGCCGCTGTCGAAGAAGCTGAGTCGACCGACGCCGAAACCACTTCGGACGAGGAAACTCCGTGA
- a CDS encoding YicC/YloC family endoribonuclease: protein MTGQGRGETSGSAGSVVTEIRSVNNRGLKIILRTSDLVSEFEPKIESLVRQHLHRGSVTVQVRFTPPPGADLPRINTEAVRSYAEQLAQVADSLAMGDAVTSTNIDLAHLMQMPGVLESPSATSQGQSEDTEASIAKWVLIQESVGSALDRFKQMRSDEAIAMAESIEQDMTLIQTRCEEIAKRSPQVVARYQERLRERIEKALADNGLSVGDPVDLIREVQLFADRSDISEELTRLGSHLGLMRAVLVGDSDSDAANATAGDSASRGEAVGRKLDFIIQELNRETNTIGSKAGDAEIAEHVVEIKCAIERMRELVQNLE from the coding sequence ATGACCGGCCAAGGTCGAGGCGAAACGTCTGGTTCCGCTGGTTCGGTCGTCACCGAGATCCGCTCGGTCAACAATCGCGGCCTGAAAATCATCCTTCGCACCAGTGATTTGGTGTCGGAGTTTGAACCGAAGATCGAATCCTTGGTGCGTCAGCACTTGCATCGCGGCAGCGTGACCGTCCAGGTTCGCTTCACGCCCCCGCCCGGGGCCGATTTGCCTCGCATCAACACGGAGGCGGTGCGGTCCTACGCGGAGCAATTGGCTCAGGTGGCGGATTCGTTGGCAATGGGCGATGCGGTGACTTCCACGAACATTGATTTGGCACATCTGATGCAGATGCCAGGTGTGTTGGAATCGCCTTCCGCCACTTCGCAGGGGCAGTCAGAAGACACGGAAGCTTCAATCGCCAAGTGGGTGTTGATTCAGGAAAGCGTTGGATCGGCGTTGGATCGGTTCAAACAGATGCGATCCGACGAGGCCATTGCGATGGCCGAATCGATCGAGCAAGACATGACGCTGATCCAGACACGCTGCGAGGAGATCGCCAAACGCAGTCCACAGGTGGTCGCTCGTTACCAAGAACGGCTTCGCGAACGCATTGAGAAGGCGTTGGCGGACAACGGATTGTCGGTGGGCGACCCGGTGGATTTGATTCGCGAAGTCCAGTTGTTTGCAGATCGTTCGGACATCAGCGAGGAACTGACCCGTTTGGGCAGTCACTTGGGGCTGATGCGAGCCGTTTTGGTCGGTGACTCCGATTCGGACGCGGCCAATGCCACCGCCGGGGATTCGGCCAGTCGCGGTGAAGCGGTTGGCAGGAAGCTTGATTTCATCATTCAAGAACTCAATCGCGAAACCAACACCATCGGCAGCAAAGCCGGGGACGCGGAAATCGCCGAGCATGTGGTGGAGATCAAGTGCGCGATCGAACGCATGCGTGAACTCGTGCAGAATCTGGAGTAG
- the gmk gene encoding guanylate kinase, with product MNDPANQHADETTHPGRLVIVSGPSGAGKSTVVKELMKRCDVPLQLSVSATTREPRPGEIHGRDYFFLSHEEFERRRKTDDFVECKQVFSLGQWYGTLKDQVATGLNAGKWVILEIDVQGAMAVLDDPHYRPVTIFVHPGSMEELERRLRNRGTESESALIARLETAAAEMQCMSRYQYEIINESVDNAVTEICQILLDQRKTTPCSKN from the coding sequence ATGAACGATCCAGCCAACCAACACGCCGACGAAACCACCCATCCGGGGAGGTTGGTCATTGTCTCCGGTCCCAGCGGCGCGGGAAAATCGACTGTTGTCAAGGAATTGATGAAACGCTGCGACGTGCCGTTGCAACTCAGTGTTTCCGCGACGACTCGCGAGCCACGTCCGGGAGAAATCCACGGCAGGGACTACTTTTTCCTGTCCCACGAAGAATTCGAGCGTCGTCGAAAGACGGACGACTTTGTGGAATGCAAGCAGGTTTTCAGCCTGGGACAGTGGTACGGGACCCTGAAAGATCAAGTTGCCACTGGCCTGAATGCCGGGAAATGGGTAATTTTAGAGATTGATGTGCAAGGTGCGATGGCGGTCCTGGATGATCCGCATTATCGCCCCGTGACGATCTTTGTGCATCCTGGCAGCATGGAAGAGTTGGAGCGACGGTTGCGAAATCGTGGCACTGAATCAGAATCTGCCTTGATTGCTCGACTGGAAACCGCGGCGGCTGAGATGCAATGCATGAGCCGCTATCAATACGAAATCATCAATGAATCGGTTGACAATGCTGTCACCGAAATTTGCCAGATCTTACTGGATCAAAGGAAAACGACGCCGTGCTCGAAGAACTGA
- a CDS encoding DNA-directed RNA polymerase subunit omega produces MLEELKEEEIVNKIGGRFKLSTLIQKRLVQLNQGSRALVSVDTHDKMSIVLQEIVQDKIFLNMENEIETVGDLDAIVAASEAPELDPSDL; encoded by the coding sequence GTGCTCGAAGAACTGAAAGAAGAAGAAATCGTCAACAAGATCGGTGGCCGTTTCAAACTCAGCACCCTGATCCAAAAACGACTCGTCCAGCTCAACCAGGGCAGCCGTGCGTTGGTCAGCGTGGACACACACGACAAAATGTCGATTGTGCTGCAAGAGATCGTGCAAGACAAAATTTTCCTGAACATGGAAAACGAAATCGAAACGGTCGGCGATCTCGATGCCATTGTGGCCGCCAGCGAAGCACCTGAGCTGGATCCGTCGGACTTGTAA
- a CDS encoding flavoprotein, which yields MEPKPQRILLTIGGGIAAYKAADLCSKLAQAGYQVQVVTSRAATEFIGDATLAALSGRPVVHDVFDPRFPLGSHIELTRGIDAMIVAPATANLLAQFAQGMAADLISTLYLQNTSPVLLAPAMSDPMWSHRAVQRNVQTLREDGCHLVGPEDGWLSCRVKGTGRMSEPVDLLLALESVLKDHC from the coding sequence ATGGAACCCAAGCCGCAGCGAATTCTGTTGACGATTGGAGGCGGAATCGCTGCGTACAAAGCGGCCGACCTGTGCAGTAAATTGGCTCAGGCCGGTTATCAGGTCCAGGTCGTCACCTCGCGGGCGGCGACCGAATTCATCGGCGACGCCACTTTGGCGGCGCTCTCTGGTCGCCCGGTCGTTCACGATGTGTTCGACCCCCGTTTCCCGCTGGGCAGCCACATTGAGCTGACACGGGGAATCGACGCGATGATCGTGGCGCCGGCGACAGCGAATCTCTTGGCCCAGTTTGCCCAGGGGATGGCGGCTGATCTGATCAGCACCCTGTATCTGCAAAACACCAGCCCTGTGTTGCTGGCACCCGCGATGAGCGATCCGATGTGGAGCCACCGCGCCGTTCAGCGGAACGTGCAGACGCTTCGGGAGGACGGTTGTCATTTGGTCGGCCCGGAAGACGGTTGGCTGAGTTGCCGTGTCAAAGGCACCGGTCGAATGAGCGAACCAGTTGATCTTTTGCTGGCGTTGGAGTCGGTGCTGAAAGATCACTGCTGA
- a CDS encoding putative manganese-dependent inorganic diphosphatase, with the protein MTVHVFGHRNPDTDAICSALAYADFLRRTTRPDAVAACCGPPNQRTEFALRKAKLAAPKIIMDVRPELEDICNRDVVVARTSDVFYEVYERMDEHELRAIPVLDDNDQLIGLVTLLDLLELVFQGGVDPYRSREVHTNLDKVVSVLGGSYQHSVDSGLNEDMILTVGAMSAGGFCERMKQFPSDRLLVVSGDRPTIQLPALEMGVRGLVVTGGYQLSSGLMELARGRGVTVINSPFDTATTTMRIKAAQLIEEVITRDFLALSAKLPVAAAKQQIYRSAQTVFPVVDNQKLIGVLSKSDMVHPPRPQLVLVDHNEIGQAVEGAEDSDIVEVLDHHRLGGSLKSTGPIRFIMDPVGSTCTLVARMFRQEGLKPEPGMALCMASGIISDTLYLRSPTTTDVDRDLLAWLQEFCTVELADYANEFFEIGSALRSCTPDKVVREDCKQFEENGRRFSISQIEEIGLDLFWERQAELSQALVRLSEEQGLEFSALLVTDISSNGSLLLMSSEPDGWEEINYPQLEDRLYKLDNVVSRKKQLLPLISSLLEHSPEPT; encoded by the coding sequence ATGACGGTCCACGTTTTTGGTCACCGCAATCCGGACACGGATGCGATCTGCAGTGCTTTGGCCTACGCTGATTTTCTTCGCCGAACGACTCGTCCCGATGCGGTTGCGGCTTGCTGCGGTCCGCCCAATCAGCGGACCGAATTCGCGTTGCGAAAAGCGAAGCTGGCGGCTCCTAAAATCATCATGGATGTTCGGCCGGAGCTGGAGGACATCTGCAATCGAGATGTGGTGGTGGCACGCACATCGGATGTGTTTTACGAAGTCTACGAACGAATGGACGAGCATGAGCTGCGGGCCATTCCCGTGTTGGACGACAACGATCAATTGATCGGATTGGTCACGTTGCTGGATCTGTTGGAACTGGTTTTTCAGGGCGGCGTGGACCCCTACCGTTCGCGTGAAGTTCACACGAACCTCGACAAAGTGGTTTCGGTGTTGGGCGGATCGTACCAGCACTCCGTGGATTCCGGCCTCAACGAGGACATGATCCTGACCGTGGGCGCGATGAGTGCGGGCGGATTCTGTGAGCGGATGAAGCAGTTCCCCTCCGATCGGTTGCTGGTGGTCAGTGGTGACCGTCCGACGATTCAGTTGCCCGCGCTCGAGATGGGAGTGCGTGGGTTGGTGGTGACCGGCGGTTATCAGTTGTCCAGCGGGTTGATGGAGCTTGCTCGCGGGCGTGGCGTGACGGTCATCAACAGCCCCTTTGACACAGCCACGACGACGATGCGGATCAAAGCCGCTCAGTTGATTGAAGAGGTCATCACGCGTGACTTTCTAGCGCTTTCGGCGAAGCTGCCGGTTGCCGCGGCCAAGCAGCAAATCTACCGCTCGGCACAAACGGTCTTTCCGGTGGTCGACAATCAGAAACTGATTGGGGTGCTGAGCAAGTCGGACATGGTTCACCCGCCCCGGCCTCAGTTGGTGCTGGTCGATCACAACGAAATCGGACAGGCGGTCGAGGGGGCAGAGGATTCTGACATCGTGGAAGTGCTGGATCATCACCGGCTTGGCGGTTCATTGAAATCCACCGGGCCGATCCGGTTCATCATGGATCCGGTTGGATCGACGTGCACCCTGGTGGCACGCATGTTTCGACAAGAAGGTTTGAAGCCGGAACCCGGGATGGCGCTGTGCATGGCTTCGGGAATCATCAGCGACACGTTGTATTTGCGATCACCGACCACCACCGATGTCGATCGCGATCTGTTGGCTTGGCTGCAGGAATTCTGCACGGTGGAATTGGCTGACTACGCCAATGAGTTCTTCGAAATTGGTTCGGCGCTTCGATCTTGCACGCCGGACAAAGTGGTTCGTGAAGACTGCAAGCAATTCGAAGAGAACGGGCGTCGATTCTCGATTTCGCAAATTGAAGAAATTGGTTTGGATCTGTTTTGGGAACGGCAGGCCGAATTGAGTCAGGCGTTGGTCCGTCTCTCTGAAGAGCAGGGGCTGGAGTTTTCGGCTTTGTTGGTGACGGATATTTCGAGCAACGGGAGTTTGTTGCTGATGAGCAGCGAGCCCGATGGTTGGGAGGAGATCAATTACCCTCAGCTCGAGGATCGATTGTATAAATTGGACAACGTCGTCAGTCGCAAAAAACAATTGTTACCGCTGATCAGCAGTCTGCTGGAGCATTCACCCGAACCCACGTGA
- a CDS encoding SDR family NAD(P)-dependent oxidoreductase: MARWPGVKLFDLSGRSALVTGGSKGLGEAMAAGLASAGANVCLVSRNEQQASEAAQRIAEEYPVEAIGIGADVTVESDVVEMVQRCVDQFSGLDVLINSAGINVRGSIDELTLEQFRQVQATNVDGMWLCCKHASQVMKSSGAGRIINLASTLGLVGLANRTPYASSKGAVVQMTRALGLELAPHNVTVNAICPGPFLTPMNVPIAESEEAKKFIVGATALERWGEMQEIQGAAIFLASDASSYMTGSMLTVDGGWTAR, encoded by the coding sequence ATGGCTCGATGGCCCGGTGTGAAGCTCTTTGATTTGTCCGGTCGGTCCGCGCTCGTCACCGGAGGTTCCAAGGGTCTGGGCGAAGCGATGGCGGCGGGGCTTGCCTCCGCGGGGGCCAACGTTTGTTTGGTCAGTCGCAACGAACAGCAGGCGTCTGAGGCGGCTCAAAGGATCGCGGAGGAATACCCTGTGGAAGCGATCGGCATCGGCGCAGATGTGACCGTCGAAAGCGATGTCGTTGAGATGGTGCAGCGATGCGTCGATCAATTCTCGGGCTTGGATGTGCTGATCAACAGTGCCGGCATCAACGTGCGAGGTTCCATTGATGAGCTGACGCTCGAACAGTTCCGGCAGGTTCAGGCAACGAACGTCGACGGCATGTGGTTGTGCTGCAAACACGCCAGTCAGGTGATGAAGTCCAGCGGTGCCGGTCGGATCATCAACCTGGCCAGCACACTTGGGTTGGTGGGGTTGGCCAACCGGACACCCTATGCATCCAGCAAGGGGGCGGTGGTGCAGATGACGCGTGCGTTGGGTTTGGAATTGGCGCCCCACAACGTGACCGTCAATGCGATTTGTCCCGGGCCGTTTCTAACCCCGATGAACGTGCCGATCGCTGAGTCAGAAGAGGCCAAGAAATTCATTGTTGGGGCAACGGCCCTGGAACGCTGGGGAGAAATGCAAGAGATCCAAGGGGCGGCAATCTTCCTCGCCAGCGACGCGTCGAGCTACATGACGGGCAGCATGCTGACGGTCGATGGAGGTTGGACGGCCCGCTGA
- a CDS encoding TolC family protein, giving the protein MPLQRHPSSLCVDHRFRGGWASVLAFSSVALALTFSSLGCRTNRPRLDQHLASAAQLGAPSAPQASPRTGDQARNGGFPQSPAHLGDSFAGNQNTRRPMRLGSADHTRLASVSNQSASASRTPVEAASSKQTLNLGQAPEFWDLTEAEMIALALQNSDVIRSLGVRVLEAPASVTTAYDTAIQASDPMFGPQAALAEFDSQLNASLTTQNNDRVFNNATLGGQVQELVQDYAQFQSGWTKRTAWGTQWDLQSIQQYDSNNRAGNSFPSYWETQLELGVRQPLLQGAGQSFNLIAGPNARPGLNFSNGIWIAQINTQISQADFEIQLRDYFLELYTAYWQLQRLYHSYASICQARDLSHEIWQTVLSKQQSGLMGGEAYKEAQTRAQYYRYQREAEIALGGSAGDTGIRNAERTLRRMIGLPIADGRLLRPADGFTTAPFEFAIQDSVARGFQHRTELRRQRLQVQQQNLRLVAAKNFLLPRLDMIGRTRVRGFGDDLTGEGPRFASATDDLFSLDHTEWEFGIEMGVAPQRRQAKSAVRNATLQLHRERSILEEQQHAVTYEIHDAISNSQSSFAALQNSLARVQAGEDRLASSRALYDAGKIQLEFLIDASEELLQSQRQLHVDQTNYSLSLVQISRAMGTLLTDVGVHSYRR; this is encoded by the coding sequence ATGCCTTTGCAACGCCACCCGTCATCGCTGTGCGTCGACCATCGCTTTCGCGGTGGCTGGGCTAGCGTGCTGGCGTTTTCCAGCGTGGCACTCGCACTCACATTCTCGTCCCTGGGATGTCGCACCAACCGCCCCAGGCTGGATCAACACCTTGCGTCAGCAGCCCAACTGGGAGCTCCTTCCGCCCCCCAGGCGTCCCCTCGCACCGGTGACCAGGCCAGGAATGGCGGCTTCCCTCAGTCCCCCGCTCATCTCGGCGATTCCTTTGCCGGAAACCAGAACACGCGGCGACCAATGCGATTGGGCTCCGCCGATCACACTCGCCTGGCAAGCGTCTCCAACCAATCCGCCAGTGCATCACGGACACCGGTCGAGGCAGCGTCCTCCAAACAAACACTGAATCTCGGGCAGGCACCCGAGTTCTGGGACCTGACCGAAGCCGAGATGATCGCGTTGGCTTTGCAAAACAGCGATGTCATCCGGTCGCTGGGCGTGCGAGTACTCGAAGCACCGGCCTCGGTCACCACGGCGTACGACACCGCCATCCAAGCCTCCGACCCGATGTTTGGTCCACAAGCGGCTTTGGCAGAATTCGATAGCCAACTGAATGCCTCGCTGACCACCCAAAACAACGACCGCGTCTTCAACAACGCGACGCTGGGAGGGCAAGTTCAAGAGCTGGTCCAGGACTACGCTCAATTCCAATCCGGCTGGACCAAGCGAACCGCCTGGGGCACCCAGTGGGACCTGCAGTCGATTCAGCAGTACGACAGCAACAACCGGGCCGGCAACTCGTTCCCAAGCTACTGGGAAACGCAACTGGAACTGGGAGTCCGGCAACCATTGCTGCAAGGTGCGGGACAATCATTCAACCTGATCGCGGGCCCCAACGCGCGACCGGGACTGAATTTTTCAAACGGGATTTGGATCGCCCAGATCAACACTCAAATCAGCCAAGCGGATTTTGAGATCCAATTGCGTGACTACTTTCTCGAACTTTACACCGCCTACTGGCAACTTCAGCGACTCTATCATTCTTACGCCAGCATTTGCCAGGCTCGCGACCTTTCGCACGAGATCTGGCAAACGGTGCTGTCAAAGCAACAGTCCGGGCTGATGGGCGGCGAAGCCTACAAGGAAGCCCAAACCCGTGCTCAATACTATCGTTATCAACGCGAAGCCGAGATCGCACTGGGCGGCAGCGCTGGCGACACAGGCATTCGCAACGCGGAACGAACACTCCGGCGGATGATCGGCCTGCCCATCGCCGATGGCAGGTTGTTGAGACCAGCGGACGGCTTCACCACCGCCCCGTTTGAATTTGCAATCCAAGACAGCGTTGCCCGCGGGTTCCAGCACCGAACCGAACTCCGACGCCAACGTCTCCAAGTCCAGCAACAAAACCTGCGACTCGTCGCGGCCAAGAACTTCCTGCTCCCACGGTTGGACATGATCGGTCGCACCCGGGTGCGAGGCTTTGGCGATGACCTGACCGGCGAAGGACCGCGATTCGCCAGCGCCACTGACGACCTGTTTTCACTGGATCACACGGAATGGGAATTCGGGATTGAGATGGGCGTGGCCCCCCAACGTCGACAAGCCAAATCGGCTGTTCGCAACGCCACCCTGCAACTCCATCGCGAACGCTCCATCCTGGAAGAGCAACAGCACGCGGTGACCTATGAGATCCACGATGCGATTTCCAACAGCCAATCCAGTTTCGCTGCCCTGCAGAATTCACTCGCTCGCGTTCAAGCCGGCGAAGACCGCTTGGCATCTTCGCGAGCCCTCTACGACGCCGGAAAAATCCAGTTGGAATTCTTGATCGACGCTAGCGAGGAGCTCCTGCAATCCCAGCGGCAATTGCATGTTGACCAAACCAACTACAGCCTGTCGTTGGTCCAGATCAGCCGGGCGATGGGAACACTGCTGACGGACGTCGGCGTGCATTCCTACCGCCGCTGA